A genome region from Hevea brasiliensis isolate MT/VB/25A 57/8 chromosome 9, ASM3005281v1, whole genome shotgun sequence includes the following:
- the LOC110658778 gene encoding receptor-like cytosolic serine/threonine-protein kinase RBK2, with protein MEKKTDTSSPVGVLEECFRNEESESCSSREPTSDLDAQRSSKPTSRWHGFFQLLRSRSKKPLATLHPLSVLKLSLRRSSSMREMVPNLYSNSDSYNLKSPRTSFTLSALQAATNNFSRENLIGKGGYAEVYKGCLKNGKLVAIKRLTRGTPDEVIGDFLSEMGIMAHVNHPNTAKLIGYGIEGGMHLVLELSPHGSLASLLYGSKETLTWDIRYKIALGTAEGLLYLHDGCQRRIVHRDIKAANILLTEDFELQICDFGLAKWLPEHWTHHIVPKFEGTFGYLAPEYLMHGIVDEKTDVFAFGVLLLELVTGRRALDYSQQSLVLWAKPLLKKSEIRELVDPDLADDYNAGQMNLMLLAASLCIQQSSLRRPQMTQVVQILNGNLGYFKCTKKSRVAFYRKAFRDELFRTEEHKSPKN; from the exons ATGGAGAAAAAGACGGATACAAGCTCTCCTGTTGGGGTTCTTGAAGAATGCTTCAGGAACGAAGAATCCGAAAGCTGTTCTTCTAGAGAACCCACATCAGACTTGGATGCTCAAAGAAGTTCAAAACCCACTTCCCGTTGGCATGGATTTTTCCAATTGCTGAGAAGTAGATCAAAGAAGCCTTTAGCTACATTGCATCCTCTCAGTGTCCTAAAACTTTCATTGAGAAGGAGCTCTAGTATGAGAGAGATGGTACCAAATCTTTATTCAAATTCTGATTCATACAATTTAAAGTCCCCAAGAACGAGCTTCACTCTCTCTGCGCTCCAAGCTGCAACCAACAATTTCAGCCGAG AAAATCTGATTGGAAAGGGTGGTTATGCCGAAGTTTACAAAGGGTGTTTGAAAAATGGGAAACTGGTGGCTATTAAGCGGCTGACACGAGGAACACCAGATGAGGTGATTGGGGACTTTCTATCAGAGATGGGGATTATGGCCCATGTAAACCATCCTAATACAGCTAAATTAATTGGCTATGGGATTGAAGGAGGAATGCACCTTGTTCTTGAATTGTCTCCCCATGGGAGCTTAGCTTCTCTGCTTTATG GCTCCAAAGAGACATTGACATGGGACATTAGGTATAAGATTGCACTCGGAACCGCTGAGGGTTTACTCTATCTTCACGATGGTTGCCAGAGAAGAATAGTGCATAGAGACATCAAGGCTGCTAACATTTTGCTTACAGAAGACTTTGAGC TtcagatttgtgattttgggcttGCAAAATGGCTACCCGAGCATTGGACTCACCACATTGTACCCAAATTCGAGGGCACATTTGG CTATCTTGCTCCAGAGTACCTAATGCACGGAATAGTGGATGAAAAAACAGATGTTTTTGCCTTTGGTGTATTGTTGCTGGAATTAGTCACAGGGCGGCGAGCACTGGATTACTCGCAGCAAAGCCTTGTCTTGTGG GCAAAACCTTTGCTCAAGAAGAGTGAGATTAGGGAGTTAGTTGATCCTGATCTTGCAGATGATTATAATGCTGGACAGATGAATCTCATGCTTTTGGCTGCTTCTTTATGCATACAACAGTCTTCATTACGGAGGCCTCAAATGACTCAG GTTGTGCAGATTCTGAATGGTAATCTCGGCTACTTTAAATGCACGAAAAAATCCCGAGTGGCATTCTATCGGAAAGCTTTCCGCGATGAGCTCTTCAGAACAGAGGAACATAAGTCACCCAAGAATTAG
- the LOC110658774 gene encoding probable LRR receptor-like serine/threonine-protein kinase RKF3, producing the protein MNPQSRAFPMSLFRYYRHLFFTFLALSFTPTLAQNGTASCPLDFGILRKLIADSQSTSISPSQECQYVKQGLRLVQSYFLQRSNSFVPPLDLAESCWQAYQDFFDDFLPNFDVRSSCGFNTSWISEGCMNITTRSQFEALVSNSSLSDVISNCNQPLENNSPCAACTTSLSRQQASYLTGKSVGNLSDCQAYPFIYAAAFANRYGPTDRGTVKCLFLLDFVPKKSDRKKKKLLILLISILGVGLLIVIGCCWFLRRRYEALSRKKKRDRIAGGVDMNLSRGLESISGSTTLVEYKFDEIKKATGNFSRDNIIGRGGYGNVYKGELPDGSQVAMKRFKNLSVAGDASFIHELEVIASVRHVNLVALRGYCTATTPFEGHQRIIVCDLIKNGSLHDHLFGSRREKLSWPIRQKIALGTARGLAYLHHGAQPGIIHRDIKAGNILLDERFEAKVADFGLAKFTPEGATHLSTRVAGTMGYVAPEYALYGQLTERSDVYSFGVVLLELLSGKKALVVSDHESQPDLVTDWAWSLVKKGRALDVIEDGMPELGPQEVLEKYVFIAVLCSHPQLHARPTMDQAVKMLETDQSIPTIPERPIPLAAEMDDIERVSSCGSGKLSSPAGHKTYILENDRPSS; encoded by the coding sequence ATGAACCCGCAATCCCGAGCTTTCCCCATGTCCCTCTTCCGCTACTACCGTCACCTTTTCTTCACATTTCTAGCTCTCTCCTTCACCCCGACCCTCGCCCAAAACGGCACCGCCTCATGCCCCCTCGACTTCGGCATCCTCCGCAAGCTTATCGCCGACTCCCAATCCACCAGTATTTCGCCCTCCCAGGAATGCCAGTACGTCAAGCAAGGCTTGCGACTCGTCCAGTCCTATTTCCTCCAGCGCAGTAATTCCTTCGTCCCCCCGCTCGACTTGGCCGAGTCGTGCTGGCAAGCTTACCAGGATTTCTTCGACGATTTCCTACCCAACTTTGATGTTCGATCCTCTTGCGGCTTCAACACCAGTTGGATTTCTGAAGGCTGCATGAACATCACTACCAGATCCCAATTCGAGGCCTTGGTTTCCAACTCCTCACTGAGTGACGTCATTTCCAATTGTAACCAGCCGCTTGAGAATAATTCCCCCTGTGCCGCTTGCACCACCAGCTTGTCCAGGCAACAGGCCTCGTACTTGACGGGGAAGTCCGTCGGGAACTTGTCGGATTGTCAAGCGTATCCGTTCATTTATGCGGCAGCGTTCGCTAATAGGTATGGTCCCACCGATAGAGGCACAGTTAAGTGTTTGTTTTTGCTTGATTTCGTTCCAAAGAAATCGGATCGCAAAAAGAAGAAACTTTTGATTTTGCTCATTTCTATTTTGGGTGTTGGATTGTTGATAGTAATTGGCTGCTGTTGGTTTTTGAGGCGAAGATATGAGGCTTTGAgtaggaaaaagaaaagagatagaattgCTGGGGGAGTTGATATGAATTTGAGTCGTGGATTGGAGTCCATCAGTGGAAGTACTACTCTGGTTGAGTACAAATTTGATGAGATAAAAAAGGCAACTGGGAATTTTTCCAGGGACAACATTATTGGAAGAGGAGGCTATGGAAATGTGTATAAAGGTGAGTTGCCAGATGGGTCTCAAGTTGCTATGAAAAGGTTCAAGAATTTGTCAGTCGCTGGTGATGCTAGTTTCATACATGAACTCGAGGTTATTGCCAGCGTGAGACATGTGAATCTTGTTGCATTGAGAGGCTACTGTACTGCCACTACTCCATTTGAGGGTCACCAGAGGATAATTGTGTGTGATTTGATTAAGAATGGGAGTTTACATGACCACCTGTTTGGATCTCGGAGGGAAAAGCTCAGTTGGCCTATTAGGCAAAAGATTGCACTGGGGACCGCCAGAGGATTGGCTTACTTGCATCATGGAGCTCAACCAGGAATCATTCACAGGGATATTAAAGCCGGTAATATACTTTTGGATGAAAGATTCGAGGCCAAGGTGGCGGATTTCGGGCTGGCAAAGTTTACCCCCGAGGGTGCAACACATTTAAGCACTAGGGTGGCTGGAACTATGGGATATGTTGCTCCTGAGTATGCTCTGTATGGGCAATTGACAGAGAGAAGCGATGTGTATAGCTTTGGTGTTGTGCTTCTTGAGCTTTTGAGTGGAAAGAAGGCACTCGTTGTAAGTGATCATGAGAGCCAACCAGATCTGGTGACTGATTGGGCATGGTCATTGGTGAAGAAAGGGAGAGCTTTAGATGTTATTGAAGATGGTATGCCGGAGTTAGGCCCACAAGAAGTTTTGGAGAAGTATGTATTTATTGCAGTTCTTTGTTCTCATCCACAGTTACATGCCAGGCCAACAATGGATCAGGCAGTAAAAATGTTGGAAACAGACCAGTCAATTCCCACTATCCCAGAAAGGCCAATTCCTCTGGCAGCCGAGATGGACGATATTGAGAGAGTAAGCAGTTGCGGTTCAGGTAAGCTCTCTAGTCCGGCTGGCCACAAAACATACATATTAGAGAATGATCGCCCTTCTAGCTAA
- the LOC110658773 gene encoding probable indole-3-acetic acid-amido synthetase GH3.6 translates to MTNEELLAKLEDSTKDAALHQLQTLHSILQHQAGVRYLWPFLSGYHEPIDAETFRRLVPLSSYEDYADHISRMANGEPDHDHPFLSVDPLVCFFYSSGTSTMKPKLIPYFDSALSKAASYLAHNGSNSIFRRLIPPRPVVNKILWFLYADDFPTTRGGFNAVAASTYPLLKMSKAKWSEALSCTSPPEVISGTNVKNQMYCHLLCALRNSDLIDGIRAPYAIGLVKAFNLLESKWGQLCDDLENGFPDMQITDPAMRESVAKVLSGPQPDLSNRLRSIFEEKNWGGIVSKLWSNVRYVKCVTTGSMKHYYSKLKYYAGEVIILGGDYFASECPVGINLDIKQPPEATRFAMLPTAAYFEFLPFDLNEGSVVGKETVNFSGVEVGKTYEVVVTTYRGFYRYRLGDIVRVVGFHNSTPEVEFVMRAPNNAYEVITERDLMSAVESFQLVMRNAIAAEIVEFASFLDLELSPKQLKIFLEVKEGCGLLQEEKLQESVESLKWCCSSLEKGLGGIYKVQRDRGEIGPLLVYIVKPGSFDRILQMAVENGAPASQYKPPKIIRNSRVIGVMESSALVTVCLDSLDGFDPN, encoded by the exons ATGACGAACGAGGAGCTTCTGGCAAAGCTGGAGGACTCCACGAAAGACGCCGCGCTTCACCAGCTCCAGACTCTCCACTCGATCCTCCAACACCAAGCTGGTGTACGTTATCTCTGGCCCTTTCTCTCAGGCTATCATGAGCCCATCGACGCTGAAACTTTTCGCCGCTTAGTACCCTTGTCTAGCTACGAAGATTACGCCGATCACATCAGTCGAATGGCCAACGGAGAACCCGATCACGATCACCCTTTCCTCTCCGTTGACCCTCTCGTTTGTTTCTTTTACAG CTCTGGAACTAGTACAATGAAGCCCAAATTGATACCATACTTTGATTCGGCTCTATCAAAAGCTGCCTCCTACCTAGCTCACAATGGCAGTAACTCAATTTTTCGTAG GTTGATTCCTCCAAGGCCTGTAGTGAATAAGATCCTTTGGTTTCTATATGCCGATGATTTTCCGACTACAAGAGGCGGGTTTAATGCTGTGGCTGCTTCCACGTACCCTTTGCTGAAAATGAGTAAAGCCAAGTGGTCTGAAGCTCTCTCCTGCACTAGTCCTCCAGAAGTCATTTCGGGTACAAATGTTAAGAACCAAATGTATTGCCATCTTCTTTGTGCACTTAGAAATTCTGATTTAATAGATGGGATTCGTGCCCCTTATGCTATAGGCTTAGTTAAAGCATTTAATCTGCTAGAGTCCAAGTGGGGGCAACTATGTGATGATCTTGAAAATGGGTTTCCGGATATGCAGATTACTGATCCTGCAATGAGAGAATCTGTTGCTAAGGTTCTCAGTGGGCCTCAACCTGATTTGTCAAATAGACTTCGATCCATTTTTGAGGAAAAGAATTGGGGTGGAATTGTATCTAAATTGTGGTCTAATGTTCGTTATGTTAAGTGTGTTACAACTGGAAGCATGAAGCATTATTATTCCAAACTCAAGTACTATGCGGGAGAGGTAATAATTTTAGGTGGAGATTACTTTGCATCAGAATGTCCGGTGGGTATTAACTTGGATATTAAACAACCTCCAGAGGCGACCCGCTTTGCTATGCTTCCAACTGCTGCCTATTTTGAGTTTCTGCCATTCGATTTGAATGAGGGCAGTGTTGTTGGAAAAGAAACTGTGAATTTTTCGGGTGTTGAAGTAGGGAAGACATATGAGGTGGTTGTTACTACTTACAGAGGATTTTATCGTTACCGCTTGGGTGACATTGTTAGAGTTGTTGGTTTTCATAATTCAACTCCAGAAGTGGAGTTCGTGATGAGAGCTCCTAACAATGCCTATGAGGTAATAACAGAGAGGGATTTGATGTCTGCTGTGGAGAGTTTTCAGCTTGTTATGAGAAATGCTATTGCAGCAGAGATTGTGGAGTTCGCAAGTTTCTTGGATTTGGAATTGAGTCCAAAGCAATTGAAGATTTTTTTAGAAGTTAAAGAGGGATGCGGGCTTCTGCAGGAGGAGAAATTGCAAGAATCAGTTGAGTCTCTCAAGTGGTGTTGTTCCTCTCTTGAGAAGGGTTTGGGAGGTATATACAAGGTGCAGAGAGATAGGGGTGAAATAGGTCCTCTGTTGGTATATATTGTAAAGCCTGGTAGCTTTGATAGGATATTGCAAATGGCAGTGGAGAATGGAGCACCAGCTAGTCAATATAAGCCACCGAAGATTATTAGAAACAGCAGAGTTATTGGTGTTATGGAATCATCTGCTCTTGTGACTGTATGCTTGGACTCATTGGATGGATTTGATCCCAACTAA